From a region of the Rhipicephalus microplus isolate Deutch F79 chromosome X, USDA_Rmic, whole genome shotgun sequence genome:
- the LOC119161529 gene encoding sentrin-specific protease 8 translates to MASYGKIVLSYHDTLLRESDVELLDETNWVNDNIIWFWMQYLENELYASSCDSFAFVGPDVVQLVKLGATLNVEQVLKSLDLKHKKLILLPINDCRDFELPGGCHWSLLVYNQAKKMFEHYDSSNGHNHSHAKTIARALTPLLSLREGRVVESDCLQQHNSHDCGLYVMYNLQQVCAEHIVLPESDGSRKTLLTSWMQQNRKTLKELITKLSRPE, encoded by the coding sequence ATGGCTTCTTATGGTAAGATAGTACTAAGCTACCATGACACACTTCTCCGCGAGTCGGATGTGGAGTTGCTCGATGAAACGAACTGGGTGAATGACAACATTATATGGTTTTGGATGCAATACCTTGAGAATGAGCTCTACGCGTCCAGCTGCGACTCATTCGCCTTCGTGGGACCTGACGTTGTACAACTTGTCAAGCTCGGTGCAACGCTCAACGTTGAGCAGGTGCTCAAGTCACTGGATCTGAAACATAAAAAATTGATATTGCTGCCAATCAACGACTGTCGAGATTTCGAGCTGCCTGGTGGTTGTCACTGGAGCCTCCTTGTTTACAACCAAGCAAAGAAGATGTTCGAGCATTACGACTCATCTAATGGACATAACCACTCCCATGCCAAGACAATCGCTCGAGCTTTAACGCCTCTTCTCTCGCTAAGGGAAGGTCGAGTCGTCGAGTCCGACTGCCTGCAGCAGCATAATTCACACGACTGCGGTCTTTACGTTATGTACAACCTACAACAAGTCTGTGCTGAACATATCGTGCTTCCGGAAAGTGATGGTAGTCGTAAGACTTTGCTCACGAGTTGGATGCAGCAGAACAGAAAGACACTGAAAGAACTCATCACGAAGCTTAGTCGGCCAGAGTGA